Within Enterobacter sp. RHBSTW-00175, the genomic segment GGCGCCGCATTTCAACCGCCGCACGACAGCAGGCAAAGAGGATGAAGCTGCGTTCCTGAATGATGTTGCTGGCATGGGCATGACGGTGATGGACGCAGAACAGGGACGAAAACTGCAACTGATGCGCGACAGCGCGATGGCCCACCCGGCTGCGAGGTGGCTTCTGGAAGCGGAAGGATTCTGCGAAGCATCGCATTACTGGACGGATCCGGAGACTGGTGAACTGTGCCGCATTCGCCCGGATAAGCGACTGAAGAATCATCCGGTTCTACTGGACGTGAAGAAGGTTGCCGACATGGAGCGGTTCTCACGACACGTAGAGGAATTCCGGTACCACGTACAGGACGCCATGTACCGCGAAGGCGTGCAGCAGACCACCGGCGAACCACATGGCTTCTTCTTCCTGGCAGTAAGCGAAACCATCGACTGCGGCCGATACCCCGTGCGTGTGTTCGAACTGGATGCGCCGGACGTCGATGCCGGGCACGCGCTGTTCCGCAGGGATCTGAATACCTACCACCAGTGCCGAGAAACAGGCGACTGGGGTGGATTTGAAATTATTAAACGCCCTGAGTGGGCACGCAAACAGGATATGTACGTATGAGCAACGACATCGCAATCACATCGCAGCCTGGCGCTACCGTCGGTACCGCCGCGGCAATCTTCAGTCCTGAGGGTATGGACCGCCTTGTGCGTTTCGCAACCCTGATGGCTGACAGTAAGGCCACGGTTCCTGCGCACCTGGCAGGAAAGCCTGCTGACTGCCTGGCCGTGACCATGCAGGCGGCGCAGTGGGGAATGAACCCGTTCGCCGTGGCGCAGAAAACTCACGTCGTCAACGGTACCCTGGGCTACGAAGCGCAACTGGTGAACGCGGTTGTGTCCTCCTCCAATCTGCTGGCCACCCGCCTGAATTATCGCTGGGATGGTGACTGGTCGAAAGTAAACGGGAAATCCGACAAATCGCCGAACCTCACCGTAACAGTGTCGGCAACCCTCAAAGGAGAGTCAGAGCCGCGCGAACTGACGATCAGCATGGCCCAGGCAGGAGTACGCAACTCTCCTCTCTGGGAGCAGGATCCTCGCCAGCAGCTCGCAT encodes:
- a CDS encoding PD-(D/E)XK nuclease-like domain-containing protein codes for the protein MKPGIYFDISNEDYHAGDGVSKSQLDMVSLSPALLQWQKSAPVDTEKLKALDIGTALHCLLLEPEEFDKRFIVAPHFNRRTTAGKEDEAAFLNDVAGMGMTVMDAEQGRKLQLMRDSAMAHPAARWLLEAEGFCEASHYWTDPETGELCRIRPDKRLKNHPVLLDVKKVADMERFSRHVEEFRYHVQDAMYREGVQQTTGEPHGFFFLAVSETIDCGRYPVRVFELDAPDVDAGHALFRRDLNTYHQCRETGDWGGFEIIKRPEWARKQDMYV
- a CDS encoding RecT family recombinase; translation: MSNDIAITSQPGATVGTAAAIFSPEGMDRLVRFATLMADSKATVPAHLAGKPADCLAVTMQAAQWGMNPFAVAQKTHVVNGTLGYEAQLVNAVVSSSNLLATRLNYRWDGDWSKVNGKSDKSPNLTVTVSATLKGESEPRELTISMAQAGVRNSPLWEQDPRQQLAYLCVKRWARLHAPDVLLGVYTPDELQETAPRVERDITPVPATASGMNKLINSKPEQHQEEKPKSSDDRDPDEMLMSFTDAAGKAESVEKLNLIFNGGVWPDGKKRPGAKDALSGKWLEMAEDVYNVRRDELNEVPM